Proteins from a single region of Methanotorris igneus Kol 5:
- a CDS encoding translation initiation factor IF-2 subunit gamma → MATRKQSEVNIGMVGHVDHGKTSLTKALTGVWTDTHSEELKRGISIRLGYADCEIRKCPKCPEPECYTTKEVCPKCGSKTKFLRRVSFVDSPGHETLMATMLSGASLMDGAILVIAANEPCPQPQTKEHLMALDILGVKNIIIVQNKIDLVDEEQAKENYRQIKEFVKGTVAENAPIIPISAHHEANLDVLLKAIQDFIPTPERNPDLPPRMYVARSFDVNKPGTEIKDLKGGVLGGSIIQGVLEVGKEIEIRPGIQVTEGNKTYWKPLRTKIVSLVAGGKSVKKAYPGGLVGVGTELDPSLTKSDYLSGSVLGEPGTLPPVHDRITIKVHLLDRVVGSKEELVIEPLRTNEVLMINVGTATTVGVITSARGDIADIKLKLPICADKGDRVALSRRIGSRWRLIGYGIIQ, encoded by the coding sequence ATGGCTACAAGAAAACAATCAGAAGTTAATATTGGAATGGTGGGGCACGTTGACCATGGAAAAACTTCATTAACAAAGGCGTTAACAGGAGTTTGGACTGATACACATAGTGAAGAGTTGAAGAGGGGAATTTCCATTAGGTTAGGGTATGCAGATTGTGAAATAAGAAAATGTCCAAAATGTCCAGAACCAGAATGCTATACAACAAAAGAAGTTTGTCCTAAATGTGGTTCTAAAACAAAGTTTTTAAGGAGAGTGTCTTTTGTTGACTCCCCAGGACACGAAACATTAATGGCTACTATGCTCTCTGGAGCATCCTTAATGGATGGAGCTATTTTGGTTATTGCTGCAAATGAACCATGTCCACAACCTCAAACAAAAGAGCATTTAATGGCATTGGATATTTTGGGAGTTAAAAACATCATTATAGTGCAAAATAAAATTGATTTAGTTGATGAAGAGCAGGCAAAAGAAAACTACAGACAAATTAAGGAGTTTGTAAAGGGAACTGTTGCAGAAAACGCTCCAATAATCCCAATCTCAGCACACCACGAGGCAAACCTTGACGTGCTTTTAAAGGCAATTCAGGACTTCATTCCAACACCAGAGAGAAACCCTGACTTACCACCAAGAATGTATGTTGCAAGAAGTTTTGATGTCAACAAGCCAGGAACTGAAATAAAAGACCTGAAAGGTGGAGTTTTAGGAGGAAGTATTATTCAGGGTGTCTTGGAAGTTGGAAAAGAAATTGAGATTAGGCCAGGAATACAAGTTACAGAAGGTAATAAAACCTACTGGAAACCATTAAGAACAAAAATTGTATCACTTGTAGCAGGAGGTAAAAGTGTTAAAAAAGCATATCCAGGAGGATTGGTTGGAGTTGGAACTGAGTTAGACCCATCATTAACAAAATCAGATTATTTAAGCGGTAGCGTTTTAGGTGAGCCAGGAACTTTACCACCAGTGCATGATAGGATAACCATAAAAGTGCACTTGTTGGATAGAGTTGTAGGTTCAAAAGAAGAACTTGTCATAGAGCCATTAAGAACTAATGAAGTTTTAATGATTAACGTTGGAACAGCAACAACTGTTGGGGTTATTACATCCGCAAGGGGAGATATTGCAGATATAAAATTAAAACTCCCAATCTGTGCAGATAAAGGGGATAGAGTAGCATTGAGCAGAAGAATTGGTTCAAGATGGAGATTAATTGGATATGGAATTATTCAATAA
- a CDS encoding diphthine--ammonia ligase: MKVASLYSGGKDSTYALWWALHQGWEVKYLVNVISKNKESYMFHIPNVELTDLISESVGIPLVRVYTKGEKEKEVLDLKKALEKLDIDGIVCGALASEYQKTRIDHICEEIGIKSFAPLWHKDQELILRDVAKFFDVRIVGVSAYGLGKEWLGKRITEENIDKLLKICERYQINKAFEGGEAETFVFDAPFFKKKIEVVDYEIIWDGVSGVYIVKDAKLVDK, translated from the coding sequence ATGAAAGTTGCTTCTTTATATTCGGGAGGAAAAGATTCAACTTATGCTCTTTGGTGGGCATTACACCAAGGTTGGGAAGTTAAGTATTTGGTAAATGTTATTTCAAAAAATAAAGAGAGTTACATGTTCCACATTCCAAATGTTGAACTCACAGATCTTATTTCCGAAAGTGTTGGTATTCCTTTAGTGAGAGTTTATACAAAAGGGGAAAAAGAGAAAGAGGTATTAGATCTAAAAAAGGCATTAGAAAAATTGGATATAGATGGGATTGTGTGTGGAGCGTTGGCAAGTGAATACCAAAAAACAAGAATTGACCATATATGTGAAGAAATTGGAATAAAATCTTTTGCTCCTTTATGGCACAAAGACCAGGAGTTAATTTTAAGGGATGTTGCAAAGTTCTTTGATGTTAGAATTGTAGGGGTCTCTGCCTATGGGTTAGGGAAGGAGTGGCTTGGTAAGAGGATTACGGAAGAGAATATTGATAAATTATTAAAAATTTGCGAAAGATATCAAATAAATAAGGCATTTGAAGGCGGGGAAGCGGAGACGTTTGTATTTGATGCACCATTTTTTAAAAAGAAGATTGAAGTAGTTGATTATGAGATTATATGGGATGGTGTAAGTGGGGTTTATATTGTTAAGGATGCTAAATTA
- a CDS encoding FlaD/FlaE family flagellar protein has translation MKLITKEYYKEPHGINFMFDILEGNYLLTSLNDDAKTMAILTKWIEYLISHVGKSKAEDILIYYNEINWISDKVLMKLLKILEHTNFDKKFDKKDGESLELKSIVNIHIISLYYITYLSGRPLSFDDIDEIKLELIKLKKFLENIKEMTNDLNKNEKNSMFANLEETNSLF, from the coding sequence ATGAAACTAATAACAAAAGAATATTATAAGGAACCTCATGGAATTAACTTCATGTTTGATATATTGGAAGGGAATTATTTGCTAACTTCATTAAACGACGATGCTAAAACAATGGCAATATTAACAAAATGGATAGAATATTTAATTTCTCATGTAGGCAAATCTAAAGCTGAGGACATTCTTATTTATTACAACGAGATCAATTGGATATCTGATAAGGTTTTAATGAAACTTCTAAAAATTTTGGAGCATACAAACTTCGATAAAAAATTCGATAAAAAAGATGGCGAGTCATTGGAACTAAAGTCTATTGTGAACATTCATATAATTTCTTTATATTATATAACATATTTATCAGGTAGGCCGTTAAGCTTTGATGATATAGATGAGATAAAACTTGAATTAATAAAGTTAAAAAAGTTCTTGGAAAATATCAAGGAAATGACCAATGACTTAAATAAAAATGAAAAAAATAGTATGTTTGCTAATTTAGAAGAAACTAACTCTCTTTTTTAG
- a CDS encoding 30S ribosomal protein S6e: MPKFKVVVADPKEGKCYQVEVETDALIGKKIGDVIDGKIVGLEGYKLQITGGSDYCGFPMRPDVHGSGRVRILLSKGPGFRPKEKGERRRKTVRGNTISSDIVQVNTKIVEYGDKPVAELLGLGGGEE; encoded by the coding sequence ATGCCAAAGTTTAAAGTTGTAGTTGCTGACCCAAAAGAAGGAAAATGTTACCAAGTAGAAGTTGAAACAGATGCATTAATTGGAAAAAAGATTGGTGATGTTATAGATGGAAAAATTGTTGGATTGGAAGGATACAAATTACAAATCACCGGTGGTTCTGACTACTGTGGATTCCCAATGAGACCAGACGTCCATGGTAGTGGGAGAGTAAGAATCTTATTAAGCAAAGGTCCAGGATTCAGGCCAAAAGAAAAAGGTGAAAGAAGAAGAAAAACTGTTAGAGGAAACACAATATCAAGTGACATTGTCCAAGTAAACACAAAAATTGTTGAGTATGGAGACAAACCTGTTGCTGAATTATTAGGTTTGGGTGGAGGAGAGGAGTAA
- the glnA gene encoding type I glutamate--ammonia ligase, whose product MSDIEKVIQFVKENKVKFLRLQFVDILGFPKNVAYPIKEGEKGLDELRDILENGVYFDGSSIAGFVGIQESDMILKPDVSTFSVLPWRPNEKSVARVICDVYRTEGKPFEGDPRSCLKKILNELKEEMNGEFFVGPEPEFFLLKRDPHNPHKWIPADDGGYFDVEPLDQAPDIRRDIVLALENLGFHVEASHHEVAPGQHEVDFKFDNALKTADSVVTFKTTIKAIAQKHGLKATFMPKPFFGMNGNGMHCHQSVWFNGEPSFYDPDAKYQLSETCMQYIAGILNHAKAIVAITNPTVNSYKRLVPGYEAPVNIAWANKNRSAIIRVPAARGKGTRIEFRAPDPTCNPYLAFTVMLAAGLDGIKKKMEAPEPVEKNIFKMSEEEKKQLGIESVPSNLKEALDELECDEVLQKALGKHIYENFMEIKRAEWDSFRTSITNWELDNYLVY is encoded by the coding sequence ATGAGCGACATAGAAAAAGTAATACAATTTGTAAAGGAAAACAAAGTTAAGTTCTTAAGGTTGCAGTTCGTTGACATCTTAGGATTTCCAAAGAATGTTGCATACCCAATAAAAGAAGGAGAAAAAGGATTAGATGAATTAAGAGACATCTTAGAAAATGGAGTTTACTTTGACGGTTCATCAATTGCGGGATTCGTAGGAATTCAAGAATCAGATATGATTTTAAAACCTGATGTTTCAACATTCTCAGTCCTCCCATGGAGACCAAATGAAAAGAGTGTAGCAAGAGTTATTTGTGATGTTTACAGAACAGAAGGAAAACCATTCGAAGGAGACCCAAGAAGCTGCTTAAAGAAAATATTAAACGAATTAAAAGAAGAAATGAACGGAGAGTTCTTCGTTGGTCCAGAACCAGAGTTCTTCTTGTTAAAGAGAGACCCACACAACCCACACAAATGGATTCCTGCTGACGATGGTGGATACTTCGATGTTGAGCCATTAGACCAAGCTCCAGACATTAGAAGAGATATTGTTCTTGCATTGGAGAACTTAGGATTCCACGTTGAGGCATCCCACCACGAAGTCGCTCCAGGTCAGCATGAAGTTGACTTCAAATTCGACAACGCATTAAAAACAGCTGACAGTGTTGTAACATTCAAAACAACAATCAAAGCAATCGCTCAAAAGCACGGTTTAAAAGCAACATTCATGCCAAAACCATTCTTTGGAATGAACGGAAATGGTATGCACTGCCACCAAAGTGTCTGGTTTAACGGAGAGCCATCATTCTACGACCCAGATGCAAAATACCAATTAAGTGAAACCTGTATGCAATACATTGCAGGTATATTGAACCACGCTAAGGCAATCGTTGCAATTACAAACCCAACAGTTAACTCATACAAGAGATTAGTTCCAGGTTACGAAGCTCCTGTAAACATCGCATGGGCAAACAAAAATAGAAGTGCTATCATTAGAGTTCCTGCAGCAAGAGGAAAAGGTACAAGAATTGAGTTCAGAGCTCCAGATCCAACATGCAACCCATACTTAGCATTCACAGTAATGCTCGCTGCAGGATTAGATGGAATTAAGAAGAAGATGGAAGCTCCAGAACCAGTTGAGAAGAACATCTTCAAGATGAGCGAAGAAGAGAAGAAACAACTTGGAATTGAATCAGTTCCATCCAACTTGAAAGAAGCATTAGATGAATTAGAATGCGACGAAGTATTGCAAAAAGCATTAGGTAAACACATCTACGAAAACTTCATGGAAATCAAGAGAGCAGAGTGGGACAGCTTCAGAACCTCAATTACAAACTGGGAGTTGGACAACTACTTGGTCTACTAA
- a CDS encoding DNA double-strand break repair nuclease NurA has protein sequence MDLSIILKKKEIIKKKIEELGNKNLNVNDYWVECDFDNPEDLIFGGGDGSFNNIDYISYSLYMVGSISYLHKVGEKIEKAKSSYDIDIIQPYVSVRDRLRLYMLTMELKTALWTLENKNVDYYLVDGSLYSLLIQTHTYGSKYVDVEEIYEEYSKEIKNSIEEEIKSGNICIASNNIEIEDKNEKIVVEQVEYIITLLKLLKKHKDKLIGISKTSKMNIYFKNALMPDIAVFSKNTKNSGYSTPISLKMLKEEMEKLKEKIDNEDNKNKKDELKREYNYIRGIVHNIEYINRFEHALDNLYLQFVRLENNKGILGISSLKPIDEQVLSSLKEISVNGYPYILKKSHETVEITDDKLEMCAKILNINEPIDRYLLKKQKRMDL, from the coding sequence ATGGATTTATCCATAATTCTAAAAAAGAAAGAGATTATAAAGAAAAAAATTGAAGAATTAGGAAACAAAAATTTAAATGTTAATGATTATTGGGTTGAGTGTGATTTTGATAATCCAGAGGATTTAATTTTTGGTGGAGGAGATGGGAGCTTTAACAACATAGACTATATTTCCTACTCATTGTATATGGTTGGGAGTATCTCCTACTTACATAAAGTTGGTGAAAAGATAGAGAAAGCAAAATCCAGTTATGATATTGACATTATCCAACCCTACGTTTCTGTGAGGGACAGGTTAAGGTTGTATATGCTAACAATGGAACTAAAAACTGCATTATGGACTTTGGAAAATAAAAATGTTGATTATTATTTAGTTGATGGCTCGCTATATTCCCTTTTAATCCAAACACATACCTATGGTTCAAAATATGTTGATGTTGAGGAAATATACGAAGAATATAGCAAAGAGATAAAAAATTCAATTGAAGAAGAAATTAAAAGTGGAAATATTTGTATAGCATCAAATAACATTGAAATAGAGGACAAAAATGAAAAAATTGTAGTAGAACAGGTTGAATACATAATAACTCTTCTAAAATTATTAAAAAAGCATAAGGATAAATTAATAGGCATCTCAAAAACTTCAAAGATGAATATCTATTTCAAAAATGCGTTGATGCCAGACATTGCAGTATTTTCAAAAAACACAAAAAACAGTGGATATTCAACACCAATAAGTCTCAAAATGCTAAAAGAAGAAATGGAAAAATTAAAAGAAAAAATAGATAATGAGGATAATAAAAACAAAAAAGATGAACTCAAAAGAGAGTATAATTATATAAGAGGGATAGTGCACAATATAGAGTATATAAATAGATTTGAACATGCTTTAGATAACCTCTACCTGCAATTTGTTAGGTTAGAAAATAACAAAGGTATTCTTGGGATTTCTTCATTAAAACCAATAGATGAGCAAGTGTTATCAAGTTTAAAGGAGATCTCTGTAAATGGCTATCCTTATATATTAAAAAAATCTCATGAAACTGTTGAGATAACCGATGATAAATTGGAAATGTGTGCAAAGATTTTAAACATTAATGAGCCAATTGATAGATACCTCCTCAAAAAGCAGAAAAGAATGGATTTATAA